A section of the Gallus gallus isolate bGalGal1 chromosome 4, bGalGal1.mat.broiler.GRCg7b, whole genome shotgun sequence genome encodes:
- the AIPL1 gene encoding cyclic nucleotide-gated cation channel beta-1 isoform X2, which produces MEETYLLNVEGVRKKILHGGRGELPKFQDGSKTLKDNFERTVIDDSREAGMPMEIIVGKMFKIEIWETLLCSMRTGEVAEFWCDAIHTGMYALVSKGMRRIAEGRDPLEGQKHRCGMGNMFDYHSTGYDDLDELQRTPQPLIFIMELFRVEEPSAYKRDTWAMSKEEKLAAVPVLHSEGNRLVLQKDFQRAAEKYQEAVICLRNLQAKEKPWEEGWLKLESLVTPLVLNYCQCQLELGEYYEVLEHTTELLQKHNDNAKAYFKRAKAHAAVWNEREAREDFLRVAHLDPAMAAAVKKELKLLGERMRKKHVEDRKRYQGLFQQPRGGRAGVGGGRQEEVVSHGEEQGTGMGEAGGGEGGGKAGDGCGKEARGRGTAPGEAEVVGNGVGEGGGVKLGACRAELESCGAERELEGGEEEEEAVEEEEGKVMVEEEEKEMVEKEEEVVKEAVDEEEKTTEEEQEGKKEAVEGEEEREKETVEGEEEVGEKEKRKETVDGEEKVGRVEEEDEVEEMEAVVKEQEGKKETVEEKEEREETVEREEEKEKLEEEENSAAEMEKLAVGQHEVSEKGELMQGQEADGAEGADARSMAGEESGRAAELAPAYLDQRTAQGELGQGSCGGQRAHNFPITDLTNGGELQVRPSAADEDLDGGIEVPSYPTPAKERDGATSGAEAPLEQCGESRELEAVATGHGQA; this is translated from the exons ATGGAGGAAACGTACCTGCTGAATGTGGAAGGGGTCAGAAAGAAGATCCTGCATGGAGGCCGAGGGGAGCTGCCGAAGTTCCAGGATGGAAGCAAG ACACTGAAGGACAACTTTGAGCGGACGGTGATCGATGACAGCCGGGAGGCCGGCATGCCCATGGAGATCATCGTGGGCAAGATGTTCAAGATTGAGATCTGGGAGACACTGCTGTGCTCCATGAGGACGGGGGAGGTTGCGGAGTTCTGGTGCGATGCCATT CACACGGGGATGTATGCCCTGGTCTCCAAGGGCATGCGGAGGATCGCGGAGGGCCGGGACCCCCTGGAAGGGCAGAAGCACCGCTGCGGCATGGGCAACATGTTTGACTACCACAGCACGGGCTACGATGACCTGGACGAGCTGCAACGGACACCTCAACCCCTCATCTTCATCATGGAGCTGTTCCGG GTGGAGGAGCCCTCAGCCTACAAGCGTGACACCTGGGCCATGAGCAAGGAGGAGAAGCTGGCGGCCGTGCCCGTGCTGCACAGCGAGGGGAACCGCCTGGTCCTCCAAAAGGACTTCCAGCGCGCAGCCGAGAAGTACCAGGAGGCTGTCATCTGCCTGAGGAACCTCCAGGCCAAG GAGAAGCCGTGGGAGGAAGGCTGGCTGAAGCTGGAGAGCCTGGTCACACCGCTGGTGCTCAACTACTGCCAGTGccagctggagctgggagagTACTACGAGGTGCTGGAGCACACCACGGAGCTGCTCCAGAAACACAACG ACAATGCCAAGGCCTATTTCAAGCGGGCGAAGGCGCACGCGGCCGTGTGGAACGAACGAGAGGCACGGGAGGATTTCCTACGTGTGGCCCACCTCGACCCCGCCATGGCGGCCGCCGTCAAGAAGGAGCTGAAGCTGCTGGGggagaggatgaggaagaagcACGTGGAGGATCGGAAGCGTTATCAGGGGCTCTTCCAGCAGCCCCGGGGGGGGAGGGCTGGCGTGGGTGGGGGGCGGCAGGAGGAGGTTGTGTCCCATGGAGAGGAGCAGGGCACAGGAATGGGAGAAGCAGGGGgtggtgaaggaggaggaaaagctgGGGATGGATGTGGAAAGGAAGCACGGGGAAGAGGAACAGCCCCAGGGGAGGCTGAAGTGGTGGGAAATGGGGTGGGAGAGGGTGGGGGAGTAAAGCTGGGTGCCTGTAGGGCAGAGTTGGAGAgttgtggggcagagagggagctggagggaggggaggaggaggaggaggcagtagaggaggaggaaggaaaagtaatggtggaggaggaggaaaaagagatggtggagaaggaggaagaagtggTGAAAGAGGCAGTAGACGAGGAAGAGAAGACAACGGAGGAGGaacaagaagggaagaaagaggcagtggaaggggaggaggaaagggagaaggagacagtggagggggaagaagaggtgggggagaaggagaaaaggaaggagacagTAGACGGGGAAGAAAAGGTGGggagggtggaggaggaggatgaagtgGAAGAAATGGAGGCAGTGGTGAAGGaacaagaagggaagaaagagacagtggaagagaaggaggaaagggaagagacagtggagagggaagaagagaaggagaaattagaggaggaggagaactcagcagcagagatggaaaagctGGCTGTAGGGCAACATGAGGTATCAGAGAAAGGAGAGCTCATGCAGGGGCAGGAAGCtgatggggcagagggagctgaTGCAAGGAGCATGGCTGGGGAGGAgtcaggcagagctgcagagctggcaccTGCTTATCTGGACCAAAGGACAGCCCAGGGGGAGCTGGGGCAGGGCAGCTGTGGGGGACAGCGAGCACACAACTTCCCCATCACCGACCTCACCAATGGGGGAGAGCTCCAGGTCAGGCCCTCAGCTGCAGATGAGGATCTGGATGGGGGAATAGAAGTGCCCTCTTACCCCACACCAGCTAAGGAAAGGGATGGTGCAACCTCGGGAGCGGAGGCACCCCTGGAACAGTGCGGAGAGAGCAGAGAGCTTGAGGCCGTTGCAACAGGGCACGGGCAGGCTTGA
- the AIPL1 gene encoding cyclic nucleotide-gated cation channel beta-1 isoform X1, with the protein MEETYLLNVEGVRKKILHGGRGELPKFQDGSKITFHFQTLKDNFERTVIDDSREAGMPMEIIVGKMFKIEIWETLLCSMRTGEVAEFWCDAIHTGMYALVSKGMRRIAEGRDPLEGQKHRCGMGNMFDYHSTGYDDLDELQRTPQPLIFIMELFRVEEPSAYKRDTWAMSKEEKLAAVPVLHSEGNRLVLQKDFQRAAEKYQEAVICLRNLQAKEKPWEEGWLKLESLVTPLVLNYCQCQLELGEYYEVLEHTTELLQKHNDNAKAYFKRAKAHAAVWNEREAREDFLRVAHLDPAMAAAVKKELKLLGERMRKKHVEDRKRYQGLFQQPRGGRAGVGGGRQEEVVSHGEEQGTGMGEAGGGEGGGKAGDGCGKEARGRGTAPGEAEVVGNGVGEGGGVKLGACRAELESCGAERELEGGEEEEEAVEEEEGKVMVEEEEKEMVEKEEEVVKEAVDEEEKTTEEEQEGKKEAVEGEEEREKETVEGEEEVGEKEKRKETVDGEEKVGRVEEEDEVEEMEAVVKEQEGKKETVEEKEEREETVEREEEKEKLEEEENSAAEMEKLAVGQHEVSEKGELMQGQEADGAEGADARSMAGEESGRAAELAPAYLDQRTAQGELGQGSCGGQRAHNFPITDLTNGGELQVRPSAADEDLDGGIEVPSYPTPAKERDGATSGAEAPLEQCGESRELEAVATGHGQA; encoded by the exons ATGGAGGAAACGTACCTGCTGAATGTGGAAGGGGTCAGAAAGAAGATCCTGCATGGAGGCCGAGGGGAGCTGCCGAAGTTCCAGGATGGAAGCAAG ATCACTTTCCACTTCCAGACACTGAAGGACAACTTTGAGCGGACGGTGATCGATGACAGCCGGGAGGCCGGCATGCCCATGGAGATCATCGTGGGCAAGATGTTCAAGATTGAGATCTGGGAGACACTGCTGTGCTCCATGAGGACGGGGGAGGTTGCGGAGTTCTGGTGCGATGCCATT CACACGGGGATGTATGCCCTGGTCTCCAAGGGCATGCGGAGGATCGCGGAGGGCCGGGACCCCCTGGAAGGGCAGAAGCACCGCTGCGGCATGGGCAACATGTTTGACTACCACAGCACGGGCTACGATGACCTGGACGAGCTGCAACGGACACCTCAACCCCTCATCTTCATCATGGAGCTGTTCCGG GTGGAGGAGCCCTCAGCCTACAAGCGTGACACCTGGGCCATGAGCAAGGAGGAGAAGCTGGCGGCCGTGCCCGTGCTGCACAGCGAGGGGAACCGCCTGGTCCTCCAAAAGGACTTCCAGCGCGCAGCCGAGAAGTACCAGGAGGCTGTCATCTGCCTGAGGAACCTCCAGGCCAAG GAGAAGCCGTGGGAGGAAGGCTGGCTGAAGCTGGAGAGCCTGGTCACACCGCTGGTGCTCAACTACTGCCAGTGccagctggagctgggagagTACTACGAGGTGCTGGAGCACACCACGGAGCTGCTCCAGAAACACAACG ACAATGCCAAGGCCTATTTCAAGCGGGCGAAGGCGCACGCGGCCGTGTGGAACGAACGAGAGGCACGGGAGGATTTCCTACGTGTGGCCCACCTCGACCCCGCCATGGCGGCCGCCGTCAAGAAGGAGCTGAAGCTGCTGGGggagaggatgaggaagaagcACGTGGAGGATCGGAAGCGTTATCAGGGGCTCTTCCAGCAGCCCCGGGGGGGGAGGGCTGGCGTGGGTGGGGGGCGGCAGGAGGAGGTTGTGTCCCATGGAGAGGAGCAGGGCACAGGAATGGGAGAAGCAGGGGgtggtgaaggaggaggaaaagctgGGGATGGATGTGGAAAGGAAGCACGGGGAAGAGGAACAGCCCCAGGGGAGGCTGAAGTGGTGGGAAATGGGGTGGGAGAGGGTGGGGGAGTAAAGCTGGGTGCCTGTAGGGCAGAGTTGGAGAgttgtggggcagagagggagctggagggaggggaggaggaggaggaggcagtagaggaggaggaaggaaaagtaatggtggaggaggaggaaaaagagatggtggagaaggaggaagaagtggTGAAAGAGGCAGTAGACGAGGAAGAGAAGACAACGGAGGAGGaacaagaagggaagaaagaggcagtggaaggggaggaggaaagggagaaggagacagtggagggggaagaagaggtgggggagaaggagaaaaggaaggagacagTAGACGGGGAAGAAAAGGTGGggagggtggaggaggaggatgaagtgGAAGAAATGGAGGCAGTGGTGAAGGaacaagaagggaagaaagagacagtggaagagaaggaggaaagggaagagacagtggagagggaagaagagaaggagaaattagaggaggaggagaactcagcagcagagatggaaaagctGGCTGTAGGGCAACATGAGGTATCAGAGAAAGGAGAGCTCATGCAGGGGCAGGAAGCtgatggggcagagggagctgaTGCAAGGAGCATGGCTGGGGAGGAgtcaggcagagctgcagagctggcaccTGCTTATCTGGACCAAAGGACAGCCCAGGGGGAGCTGGGGCAGGGCAGCTGTGGGGGACAGCGAGCACACAACTTCCCCATCACCGACCTCACCAATGGGGGAGAGCTCCAGGTCAGGCCCTCAGCTGCAGATGAGGATCTGGATGGGGGAATAGAAGTGCCCTCTTACCCCACACCAGCTAAGGAAAGGGATGGTGCAACCTCGGGAGCGGAGGCACCCCTGGAACAGTGCGGAGAGAGCAGAGAGCTTGAGGCCGTTGCAACAGGGCACGGGCAGGCTTGA